One part of the Arachidicoccus terrestris genome encodes these proteins:
- a CDS encoding UDP-glucose dehydrogenase family protein translates to MKVVIAGSGYVGLVTGACLADIGVDVCCVDVDQQKIDNLQKGILPIFEPGLEDIVNRNVKSKRLHFSTSIADHIKDAGAVFIAVGTPAGEDGSADMQYVLSVADSIGQHLEDYTVVVTKSTVPVGSSEKVRATINKALEKRGQDIPFDVVSNPEFLKEGAAIKDFMSPDRIVVGIDSNRARETMDTLYKPFLLNGYRILYMDIPSAEMTKYAANAMLATRISFMNDIANLCEKVGANVSHVRAGIGTDPRIGRKFLYPGVGYGGSCFPKDVKALLRTGKDHQYPLRLLEAVEAVNDAQKKVLFDKINRHYDQSLEGKTIAVWGLAFKPNTDDMREAPALVLIEALLASGAKVQVYDPEAMKEARKVLSDKVKWAEDVYDSVKGADAIALITEWNAFRLPNWNQIKSLMQTPVVFDGRNIYDDVQLTKAGFIYYGIGQ, encoded by the coding sequence ATGAAAGTAGTAATTGCGGGCTCAGGATATGTGGGATTAGTAACAGGTGCCTGTCTGGCAGATATCGGGGTGGATGTTTGCTGTGTGGATGTCGATCAGCAAAAGATTGACAATCTTCAAAAAGGCATCTTGCCCATATTTGAACCTGGACTGGAAGATATTGTTAACCGTAATGTCAAAAGCAAAAGGCTTCATTTCAGCACTTCCATAGCGGATCATATAAAAGACGCTGGCGCCGTATTTATCGCAGTAGGCACCCCTGCGGGAGAAGATGGCAGCGCCGATATGCAATATGTACTCTCTGTAGCAGATTCGATCGGACAACATCTGGAAGATTATACAGTTGTCGTTACCAAAAGCACTGTGCCGGTCGGGTCTTCAGAAAAGGTCCGGGCTACGATCAACAAAGCGTTAGAAAAAAGAGGGCAGGATATACCCTTTGATGTCGTATCTAATCCAGAGTTTCTAAAAGAAGGGGCGGCCATTAAAGATTTTATGAGCCCTGACAGAATCGTTGTGGGCATTGACAGCAACCGGGCCAGGGAAACAATGGATACGCTCTACAAGCCATTCTTGTTGAATGGCTACCGTATTCTGTATATGGACATTCCTTCCGCGGAAATGACAAAATATGCAGCCAATGCCATGTTGGCCACCCGCATCAGCTTTATGAACGATATTGCAAATTTATGCGAAAAAGTCGGCGCCAATGTATCTCATGTAAGGGCGGGTATAGGCACCGATCCCCGCATTGGCAGAAAGTTCCTCTACCCGGGAGTCGGATATGGAGGCTCTTGCTTTCCCAAGGATGTTAAAGCCTTACTGCGTACGGGTAAGGATCATCAATATCCATTACGTTTGCTAGAAGCTGTGGAAGCGGTCAACGATGCACAGAAAAAGGTATTATTTGACAAGATCAACCGGCATTATGATCAATCATTGGAGGGCAAGACTATAGCGGTCTGGGGACTCGCTTTTAAGCCTAATACCGATGATATGAGGGAGGCACCGGCGCTGGTACTGATCGAAGCGTTACTGGCATCGGGAGCGAAAGTCCAGGTCTATGACCCGGAAGCCATGAAAGAAGCCCGCAAAGTATTATCCGATAAAGTGAAATGGGCAGAAGATGTATATGACTCCGTCAAAGGTGCTGACGCCATTGCACTCATTACGGAATGGAATGCCTTTAGGCTTCCTAACTGGAATCAGATAAAATCACTGATGCAAACCCCGGTTGTATTTGATGGCAGAAATATCTATGATGACGTGCAGTTGACCAAGGCAGGTTTTATCTATTACGGCATCGGGCAATAA
- the pepT gene encoding peptidase T — MTDQYKYTVTDRFLRYVKIDTQSDPDNPAFPSSEKQKDLSKLLVKELLEMGIKDAVMDQNGYVYATIESNTDKEVPVICFCSHVDTAPDCSGKDVRPIVHENYDGSDIQLPDDPDQVIRMADYPYLKTHLGKSIITASGKTLLGGDDKSGVAVIMDSAHYLINHPEIKHGTVKILFTPDEETGRGTEKVDLKRLGADFGYTLDGGELGSFEDETFSADGAKITVHGVIAHPGYAKGKLVNALKIAGEILAALPKNEFSPETTSGREGFVHPVKVEGIAEEASIDFIVRDFITENLAKHEARLKAIAEEIILQYPGVKLDFAVKEQYRNMKEILQQYPEVADNAIIAYKNAGLEVVNEPIRGGTDGSRLSFMGLPCPNIFTGMQAIHSRHEWIGISDMEKAVDVLVELTKVWEEKA; from the coding sequence ATGACAGATCAATATAAATATACAGTGACAGACAGGTTTTTGCGGTATGTAAAAATTGATACACAAAGCGATCCAGATAACCCGGCTTTTCCTTCTTCAGAGAAGCAAAAAGATCTTAGCAAGCTCTTGGTTAAGGAATTGTTGGAAATGGGCATTAAGGATGCGGTGATGGACCAAAATGGCTATGTTTATGCGACAATTGAATCTAACACAGATAAAGAAGTCCCGGTTATTTGTTTTTGCTCCCATGTGGATACTGCGCCGGATTGTTCTGGAAAAGATGTACGGCCTATTGTTCATGAGAATTATGATGGCAGCGATATTCAGCTGCCCGATGATCCGGATCAGGTGATCCGTATGGCGGACTATCCTTATTTAAAAACACATTTGGGTAAATCGATCATTACGGCTAGCGGTAAAACGTTGTTAGGCGGAGACGATAAAAGCGGCGTTGCGGTTATTATGGATTCGGCTCATTATTTAATCAACCACCCAGAGATAAAACACGGAACCGTAAAAATTTTGTTTACGCCGGATGAAGAAACTGGCAGAGGTACCGAAAAGGTGGACTTAAAAAGACTGGGCGCTGATTTTGGGTACACATTGGATGGAGGCGAACTGGGAAGCTTTGAGGATGAAACTTTCAGTGCTGATGGAGCCAAAATCACGGTACACGGGGTTATTGCACATCCGGGTTATGCGAAAGGTAAGCTCGTTAACGCGCTTAAAATTGCAGGAGAAATCCTGGCTGCTTTACCTAAAAATGAATTCAGTCCGGAAACGACCAGTGGGAGAGAAGGCTTTGTGCATCCTGTCAAGGTAGAAGGGATTGCAGAGGAGGCGTCCATTGATTTTATCGTGAGAGACTTCATAACCGAGAATCTGGCAAAACATGAGGCCAGACTCAAGGCGATAGCGGAAGAAATCATCCTGCAATATCCAGGTGTTAAACTAGACTTTGCTGTCAAGGAACAATATCGGAATATGAAGGAAATCCTGCAACAATATCCGGAGGTGGCTGATAATGCCATCATAGCATACAAGAACGCAGGATTGGAAGTGGTCAATGAACCTATCAGAGGGGGCACAGATGGCAGCAGGCTTAGTTTTATGGGCCTTCCCTGTCCAAATATCTTTACCGGCATGCAGGCTATCCATAGCCGCCACGAGTGGATTGGTATTTCAGATATGGAAAAAGCAGTGGACGTTTTGGTCGAATTGACAAAAGTGTGGGAAGAAAAAGCCTAA
- a CDS encoding XRE family transcriptional regulator, with the protein MTTYAGKNLKYLRKLRGWTQAQMADKLGIKRSLIGAYEESRAEPRIDVLTAIGQIFKLSLDELFLEDLDQPGEGTYLDRRRAMMMASTTEAKVQFVPVKAAAGYLAGYEDNEFLDELNTFTLPMLAPGFYRAFEIVGDSMLPTPSGSVVVGEKVEHLNDVKNNNAYIVVSRSNGIVYKRIVRNNKTREQVTLVSDNPIFDPYQLDAIDIMEIWKAQMIITKIDKHQRWDVGQMAGLAGVVNNLQQEVASLKKQIS; encoded by the coding sequence ATGACTACATACGCCGGCAAAAACCTGAAATATCTAAGAAAGCTGCGTGGTTGGACACAAGCTCAGATGGCTGATAAACTAGGCATTAAGCGTTCCCTTATCGGCGCCTATGAAGAGAGTCGGGCTGAACCTCGTATTGATGTATTAACGGCTATCGGACAGATATTCAAATTAAGCCTGGATGAGCTTTTTCTGGAAGACTTAGATCAACCGGGAGAGGGTACGTATTTAGACAGAAGACGTGCAATGATGATGGCCAGTACGACAGAAGCAAAGGTACAATTTGTGCCAGTGAAAGCTGCAGCCGGGTACTTAGCGGGTTATGAAGATAATGAGTTTTTAGATGAGCTGAACACTTTTACCCTGCCAATGCTGGCCCCCGGTTTTTACCGCGCTTTTGAAATCGTCGGCGACAGCATGCTTCCTACCCCCAGCGGCAGCGTTGTTGTCGGGGAAAAAGTTGAGCACCTCAATGATGTAAAAAATAATAACGCCTATATTGTTGTTTCCAGATCCAATGGTATCGTTTATAAACGGATAGTACGCAATAACAAAACCAGGGAACAGGTAACCTTAGTCAGCGATAATCCTATTTTTGACCCATATCAACTGGATGCGATTGATATTATGGAGATCTGGAAGGCCCAGATGATCATTACCAAAATTGATAAGCACCAGAGATGGGATGTTGGCCAAATGGCCGGATTGGCAGGTGTTGTAAATAATTTGCAGCAAGAGGTAGCTTCTCTTAAAAAGCAGATCAGTTAA